From Acidobacteriota bacterium, one genomic window encodes:
- the rsmA gene encoding ribosomal RNA small subunit methyltransferase A, translating into MNFRPPRKSLGQHFLRDQRVVDRIVAAAGVDSETLVLEIGPGRGAMTQKLVTVAGGVVAVELDQELADYLRITFSNTRFVIHHADILSCNLPEVLTSACTELTFSPTVTRVVANLPYNLSSPILERLVAHRDLFADMTVMLQREVVERISSRPGNKTYGYFSVILQAYCEIKHLFDVPPGAFSPPPKVWSSIVKLTPRPVPLIAPQHEDWFFRTASAAFSQRRKTLSNALAALIPGDRSQLDNCLRQAGIDPQQRAETLSVQDFARLAACLNDKVTE; encoded by the coding sequence ATGAATTTTCGTCCTCCCCGTAAAAGCCTTGGCCAGCATTTTCTTCGCGATCAACGTGTTGTGGATCGAATTGTGGCTGCTGCTGGTGTTGATAGCGAAACTCTGGTTCTCGAAATCGGACCTGGGCGAGGGGCCATGACTCAGAAACTGGTTACTGTTGCTGGAGGCGTGGTCGCGGTTGAACTGGATCAAGAACTGGCGGATTATCTTCGGATCACCTTTTCAAACACCCGATTTGTGATTCATCACGCTGATATTTTGAGTTGCAATCTCCCTGAGGTGCTCACTTCAGCCTGCACAGAATTGACATTCTCTCCCACCGTGACGCGTGTTGTCGCCAATCTGCCTTACAATCTGTCCTCTCCGATTTTGGAACGACTGGTCGCGCATCGCGATTTGTTTGCTGATATGACGGTGATGTTGCAACGTGAAGTCGTGGAACGCATTAGCAGCCGGCCAGGAAATAAAACCTATGGCTATTTTTCGGTTATTCTCCAGGCTTACTGTGAGATCAAACATCTGTTTGACGTCCCTCCAGGTGCCTTTTCTCCACCCCCCAAGGTGTGGTCATCCATTGTCAAACTCACTCCTCGGCCCGTGCCGCTGATTGCTCCACAACACGAAGACTGGTTTTTTCGAACGGCCAGTGCGGCGTTTAGCCAGCGGCGCAAGACCCTGAGCAATGCGCTGGCAGCTCTGATTCCAGGAGATCGTTCGCAACTCGACAACTGTCTACGCCAGGCCGGTATTGACCCACAACAGCGTGCCGAAACGCTTTCCGTCCAAGACTTTGCCCGACTGGCAGCCTGTTTGAATGACAAAGTGACAGAGTGA
- a CDS encoding Rieske 2Fe-2S domain-containing protein has product MSEWIKVAMVDEIEPGKKKAVSAGGTSIVLVQVDGTVYAVENVCSHQGAPLVTGILKGNLLMCTTHGWKFDVCTGHVVRGNDDIKAFPVKVEDGAVFVEV; this is encoded by the coding sequence GTGTCAGAATGGATTAAAGTTGCAATGGTTGATGAAATCGAACCAGGGAAAAAGAAAGCTGTATCTGCTGGCGGGACTTCGATTGTCCTGGTACAGGTTGATGGCACTGTATATGCCGTCGAAAACGTCTGCTCGCATCAGGGAGCACCGCTTGTGACTGGGATCCTGAAAGGTAACTTGCTGATGTGTACCACCCACGGGTGGAAATTTGATGTGTGTACGGGCCATGTTGTTCGGGGCAATGACGACATCAAAGCATTTCCGGTAAAAGTTGAAGACGGAGCTGTCTTTGTCGAAGTGTAA
- a CDS encoding PilT/PilU family type 4a pilus ATPase — MVASIESLLRDPRMAGADQLVLQAGKHPIVMNSSGITDLTRTQLSPFDIFKLLSPIIPEDKKAALMSQPTTQFQVNVSGAGPFDVTVSKEGGAMKVTFRPLGGGPVGTAPAPVPPPMSAPTAPRAPSGYPSPAPSGGVAYSSSSPPGGLAPPSAPSASSFRPPQTPLPTPPQPPSHFSQQPVPPPMQPRTPTPPGGFSSPPTLRPTTTSGPRRQGPLEMDKFFQKQLDLKASDLHLSTSAPPMLRLDGDMVVMEGFTDALTPEDTERMLWELMPDKNREEFSRRNDTDFAYEYGTIARFRCNIFRDRKGMGGVFRVIPSKILTAETLGLSPEILKLCYLTKGLVVVTGPTGSGKSTTLCAMVDYVNRNRSDHIITIEDPIEFTHENKKCLINQREVHNHTSSFKDALRAALREDPDIVLVGEMRDLETIAIAIETAETGHLVFGTLHTSTAPSTVDRIIDQFPADRQAQIRVMLSESLKGVIAQTLCKKKGGGRIAALEVLIIDSGVSNLIREGKTFQIQSAMQTGKLKGNVLLNDALFDLVRRRLVEPQEAYMKAVDKGNFETMLKRANMDLSFLNPSAQQGGNANS, encoded by the coding sequence ATGGTCGCAAGCATTGAAAGCCTTTTGCGTGATCCGCGCATGGCTGGAGCGGATCAATTAGTTTTGCAAGCTGGGAAACATCCAATCGTCATGAATTCCTCTGGAATTACTGACCTGACTCGAACACAACTGAGTCCATTTGATATTTTTAAGCTCTTGTCCCCGATTATTCCGGAGGATAAAAAAGCCGCGCTGATGAGTCAGCCGACGACCCAGTTTCAGGTCAATGTTTCCGGCGCCGGCCCGTTTGACGTAACGGTATCGAAAGAAGGCGGGGCGATGAAAGTGACGTTCCGTCCATTGGGTGGCGGTCCAGTTGGTACGGCACCCGCGCCGGTACCCCCGCCGATGTCAGCACCCACTGCGCCACGTGCCCCCTCTGGCTATCCTTCCCCGGCGCCTTCAGGTGGCGTGGCCTATTCATCTTCCTCACCCCCAGGTGGTCTGGCACCACCATCCGCACCGTCCGCTTCGAGTTTTCGACCACCTCAGACACCATTACCAACACCGCCTCAACCTCCGTCGCATTTTTCACAGCAGCCGGTTCCGCCACCGATGCAGCCGCGGACCCCAACTCCGCCAGGTGGATTTTCCTCACCTCCGACCTTGCGCCCAACGACGACAAGCGGGCCGCGTCGTCAGGGGCCGCTGGAAATGGATAAATTTTTTCAAAAGCAGCTTGATCTCAAAGCGTCGGACCTGCATCTGTCCACCTCTGCGCCGCCAATGTTGCGGCTGGATGGGGATATGGTTGTCATGGAAGGATTTACCGATGCCCTCACGCCAGAGGACACCGAACGGATGCTGTGGGAGTTGATGCCCGATAAAAACCGTGAGGAATTCAGCCGCCGCAACGACACCGACTTTGCCTATGAGTATGGCACCATCGCGCGGTTCCGCTGTAACATCTTTCGTGATCGCAAAGGGATGGGTGGAGTGTTCCGGGTCATTCCAAGCAAAATTCTGACCGCCGAAACCCTGGGGTTGTCGCCTGAAATTCTCAAGTTATGTTATTTGACCAAAGGACTGGTGGTGGTTACTGGCCCGACCGGAAGCGGTAAGTCAACGACACTGTGTGCCATGGTTGACTATGTCAATCGCAACCGGAGTGACCATATCATCACGATTGAAGACCCGATTGAATTTACCCACGAAAACAAAAAGTGTCTGATTAACCAGCGCGAAGTCCACAACCACACGTCTTCTTTTAAAGATGCGTTGCGGGCCGCGTTGCGCGAAGATCCAGATATTGTCCTGGTCGGCGAAATGCGCGACCTGGAAACGATTGCGATTGCGATTGAAACGGCTGAAACCGGCCACCTTGTGTTTGGAACGCTGCATACTTCAACCGCACCGTCCACCGTGGACCGGATCATTGACCAGTTTCCGGCTGACCGGCAGGCACAAATCCGGGTGATGCTCTCTGAATCACTTAAAGGGGTCATTGCACAGACATTGTGTAAAAAGAAAGGTGGCGGGCGTATCGCCGCACTCGAAGTCCTGATCATTGATTCCGGGGTTTCCAATCTGATTCGTGAAGGGAAAACCTTCCAGATTCAATCGGCGATGCAAACTGGAAAGCTAAAAGGAAATGTGCTCCTCAATGATGCCCTCTTTGATCTGGTACGCCGTCGGCTTGTTGAACCGCAGGAAGCCTATATGAAGGCGGTTGACAAAGGTAATTTCGAAACCATGCTCAAGCGCGCCAATATGGACCTTTCATTCCTGAATCCTTCCGCCCAGCAGGGTGGCAATGCCAATTCATAG
- a CDS encoding DMT family protein — protein MSILLKTALLLALSNVFMTFAWYGHLKNLNHKKWYIAAFISWGIALFEYLIQVPANRIGHTEFTVSQLKILQEVIALMIFAPFAIFYLGQPLKLDYLWAGLCLLGAVYFIFRS, from the coding sequence ATGTCAATTTTGCTGAAAACCGCGCTGTTGCTGGCGCTCTCCAATGTCTTTATGACCTTTGCCTGGTATGGTCACCTCAAAAACCTGAACCATAAAAAATGGTATATCGCCGCCTTTATTAGCTGGGGAATTGCCCTGTTTGAGTATTTGATTCAGGTTCCGGCCAATCGGATTGGCCACACTGAGTTTACTGTTTCCCAACTCAAAATTTTGCAGGAAGTAATTGCGCTGATGATTTTTGCTCCATTTGCAATTTTCTATTTGGGGCAACCGCTGAAACTAGATTACTTGTGGGCTGGGCTGTGTTTACTCGGGGCGGTGTACTTCATTTTTCGCTCGTAA
- a CDS encoding D-tyrosyl-tRNA(Tyr) deacylase: MRVVVQRVTRSAVVVDGVVVGRCGRGLNILLGVKIGDTRAEAEWLANKVANLRIFEDDQGKMNRSLLEIQGEALVISQFTLYGDARKGRRPAFTDAEAPDKASKLVDFFVEVLQSMGLHVETGVFGAFMEVEIHNDGPVTILLEKDPETLKP, from the coding sequence ATGCGTGTTGTTGTTCAACGAGTTACCAGATCGGCTGTCGTGGTTGACGGTGTGGTTGTCGGTCGTTGTGGTCGCGGCCTCAATATTTTGCTGGGCGTCAAAATTGGCGATACCCGAGCCGAAGCTGAATGGCTGGCCAACAAAGTTGCCAATCTGCGCATTTTTGAGGATGACCAGGGAAAAATGAACCGATCCCTGCTTGAAATTCAGGGAGAGGCACTCGTGATTTCGCAATTCACACTTTATGGCGATGCTCGCAAAGGACGCCGCCCGGCGTTTACTGATGCTGAAGCTCCCGACAAGGCTTCAAAATTGGTTGATTTCTTTGTCGAAGTGCTGCAATCAATGGGCCTTCACGTTGAAACCGGCGTGTTTGGCGCGTTTATGGAAGTTGAAATCCACAATGATGGACCAGTCACGATCTTGCTTGAAAAAGACCCCGAAACCCTGAAACCCTAA
- the rpiA gene encoding ribose-5-phosphate isomerase RpiA codes for MTTYNPKEVAGIYAANLVAEGMVVGLGTGSTATFMIKHLGKRVSEGLHITAIPTSEASAQLAQSLGIPLVGFGEIDHIDITIDGADEIDGRFDMLKGGGGALLREKVVASLTKRQVCIVDPIKVVEQMGKFPLPVEVVPFGWEVVAHRITALGGKYTLRQTKEAEPKTYVTDNGNYILDCDFYPITDAPALERTIKMMPGVVEVGLFIQMAHTLIIGNEDGTCTVKERDSQ; via the coding sequence ATGACCACATACAATCCGAAAGAAGTGGCCGGGATTTATGCCGCAAACCTGGTTGCCGAAGGCATGGTTGTCGGCTTAGGAACTGGCTCAACCGCTACATTCATGATCAAGCATTTAGGCAAACGAGTCAGCGAAGGGCTGCATATTACGGCCATTCCAACCTCTGAAGCCTCCGCTCAGTTGGCCCAGAGCCTGGGGATTCCGCTGGTTGGATTCGGCGAAATTGACCATATTGACATCACCATTGACGGCGCCGATGAAATTGATGGGCGGTTCGACATGCTCAAAGGCGGTGGTGGCGCGCTCTTGCGCGAAAAAGTCGTGGCGTCGTTGACGAAACGCCAGGTCTGTATTGTTGACCCGATTAAAGTTGTGGAGCAGATGGGCAAGTTTCCGCTCCCAGTTGAGGTTGTTCCCTTTGGCTGGGAAGTCGTCGCCCATCGCATTACCGCTCTGGGTGGCAAGTACACCTTGCGCCAGACCAAAGAGGCGGAACCGAAAACCTATGTGACCGACAACGGCAACTACATTCTGGACTGCGATTTTTACCCGATTACTGATGCTCCAGCCCTGGAACGAACCATCAAAATGATGCCCGGCGTGGTTGAAGTCGGCCTGTTCATCCAGATGGCTCACACGCTCATCATCGGGAATGAAGACGGCACCTGCACTGTGAAAGAAAGAGATAGTCAGTAG